A genome region from Hevea brasiliensis isolate MT/VB/25A 57/8 chromosome 9, ASM3005281v1, whole genome shotgun sequence includes the following:
- the LOC110660348 gene encoding oxysterol-binding protein-related protein 2A isoform X1, with translation MVMKMRVKEMHPLCCISLESPGIGNQSPDASLTRTRSLPVGFSGGSDGNAGRITAGSEATVAGVLYKWTNYSKGWRSRWFLLKNGVLSYSKIRRPENLNLLTPNDDVRLIGEISTNRLSRMDSGSCRRKPQKSVGIVHLKQISSFRESKSDDRRFYIFTATKTLHLRTDSKGDRVAWIQALVSTRSLFPSRSLNDSFSLVPKDLSISTERLKKRLLEEGVIENLVKDCEQIMLSEFSEIQGQLKLLCEERSNLLDTLRQLEAANIEAETSGIPDGEFQLTKHEFSSLGRGKLSECSTTESSDDIEKQEFEEVSEEDEVSFYDTKEYFTEPTVIHGSIKEAASQCEKHREHNQIDNEEKMLAKMQLCHSGYPHIERRKKLPDPVEKEKGVSLWSMIKDNVGKDLTRVCLPVYFNEPISSLQKCFEDLEYSYLLDQAYEYGKGGNSLLRIVYVSAFAVSGYASSEGRHCKPFNPLLGETYEADFPDRGVRFFSEKVSHHPTLIACHCEGRGWKFSADSNLRTKFWGRSIQLDPVGVLTLEFDDGEIFQWSKVTTTIYNLILGKVYCDHHGIMHIRGNRQYSCKLKFKEQSILDRNPHQVNGFVEDVSGKKVATLFGKWDDSMYYTEGDGSSKTKDFNSSSSATLLWKSTKPPPNVTRYNLTSFAITLNELTPGLKEKLPPTDSRLRPDQRHLENGEYEKANAEKQRLEKRQRMSRKLQEHGWKPRWFQREGEDGPFYYAGGYWEAREQGNWEGCPNIFGEFNEDIAQSFEGS, from the exons ATGGTAATGAAAATGAGGGTCAAGGAAATGCACCCGCTTTGCTGCATCTCGCTGGAGAGCCCCGGAATCGGGAACCAGTCGCCTGATGCGTCGTTGACCAGGACGAGATCCTTGCCTGTTGGGTTTTCCGGCGGATCTGATGGCAATGCGGGGCGGATTACAGCGGGATCGGAGGCTACCGTAGCTGGAGTGCTATACAAGTGGACGAATTACAGCAAGGGGTGGAGATCACGGTGGTTCTTACTTAAAAACGGCGTTCTCTCTTACTCAAAGATTCGGCGGCCTGAGAATCTGAATTTGTTAACCCCTAATGATGATGTGAGACTGATCGGAGAAATCTCTACCAATCGGCTATCGAGGATGGACAGTGGAAGTTGTCGCCGGAAGCCGCAGAAAAGTGTTGGCATTGTTCATTTAAAG CAGATCTCGTCATTCCGAGAGAGCAAGTCCGATGATAGGCGATTTTACATATTTACAGCTACGAAGACACTTCATCTGAGAACTGATTCAAAAGGAGATAGGGTGGCTTGGATACAAGCTTTGGTCTCAACCAGGAGCCTCTTTCCATCAAGATCACTAAATGATAGTTTCTCCCTTGTACCAAAAGATTTGTCTATTTCAACAGAAAGGCTTAAAAAGCGCTTACTTGAAGAGGGTGTCATTGAGAACCTAGTCAAGGATTGTGAGCAGATCATGCTGTCTGAATTCTCCGAAATACAAGGACAACTTAAATTACTTTGCGAGGAACGCTCCAATTTGCTAGACACATTGAGGCAATTAGAG GCGGCCAATATTGAAGCTGAAACATCTGGAATTCCAGATGGTGAATTTCAATTGACAAAGCATGAATTTTCAAGTTTAGGGCGTGGAAAATTAAGTG AATGTAGCACTACAGAATCATCTGATGATATTGAGAAACAAGAATTTGAGGAAGTGTCAGAAGAAGATGAGGTCTCCTTTTACGATACAAAAGAGTATTTTACTGAACCTACAGTTATTCATGGATCAATAAAAGAAGCTGCCAGTCAGTGTGAGAAACACAGGGAACACAATCAAATTGATAATGAGGAGAAGATGCTTGCCAAGATGCAACTTTGTCATTCTGGATATCCACACATTGAAAGGCGAAAGAAGCTTCCTGACCCAGTTGAGAAGGAGAAAGGGGTTAGTCTGTGGTCTATGATCAAAGACAATGTGGGGAAGGATCTCACACGAGTTTGTCTCCCTGTTTACTTCAATGAACCAATATCATCTCTTCAGAAGTGCTTTGAGGACTTGGAGTATTCTTATCTTTTGGACCAAGCATATGAATATGGAAAAGGA GGAAATAGTCTCCTGAGGATCGTATATGTTTCTGCATTTGCTGTTTCTGGATATGCTTCTTCTGAAGGCAGGCACTGCAAACCCTTCAATCCTTTGCTTGGAGAAACTTATGAAGCTGACTTTCCTGATAGAGGAGTTCGTTTCTTCTCTGAGAAG GTTAGTCATCACCCAACTCTCATTGCCTGCCACTGTGAAGGTAGAGGGTGGAAGTTTTCAGCTGATAGCAACCTCCGCACAAAATTTTGGGGTCGGTCAATTCAGCTTGATCCTGTTGGAGTTCTGACCCTGGAGTTTGATGATGGTGAAATATTTCAATGGAGCAAG GTGACGACAACGATTTACAATCTTATCCTCGGTAAAGTGTATTGTGATCACCATGGAATAATGCATATACGTGGAAATCGACAATATTCATGCAAACTCAAGTTCAAAGAACAATCAATTCTAGACAGAAATCCTCACCAG GTTAATGGGTTTGTTGAAGATGTCTCGGGGAAAAAAGTTGCTACATTATTTGGGAAGTGGGATGACAGCATGTATTATACTGAAGGCGATGGGAGTAGCAAGACAAAAGAtttcaattcctcatctagtgccaCCTTGCTTTGGAAAAGTACAAAGCCACCTCCTAATGTCACTCGGTACAATTTAACGTCATTTGCGATCACTCTGAATGAATTAACACCTGGACTGAAG GAGAAGCTCCCACCTACGGATTCCAGGCTTAGACCAGACCAACGGCATCTGGAGAATGGGGAATATGAGAAGGCAAATGCAGAGAAACAACGGTTGGAGAAGCGGCAAAGAATG TCGAGGAAATTACAAGAGCATGGATGGAAGCCCAGGTGGTTTCAGAGAGAAGGTGAAGATGGACCTTTCTACTATGCTGGTGGTTACTGGGAAGCACGAGAACAGGGAAATTGGGAGGGATGCCCAAATATTTTTGGTGAATTCAACGAAGATATTGCACAATCCTTTGAAGGGTCTTGA
- the LOC110660348 gene encoding oxysterol-binding protein-related protein 2A isoform X4 — MLSEFSEIQGQLKLLCEERSNLLDTLRQLEAANIEAETSGIPDGEFQLTKHEFSSLGRGKLSECSTTESSDDIEKQEFEEVSEEDEVSFYDTKEYFTEPTVIHGSIKEAASQCEKHREHNQIDNEEKMLAKMQLCHSGYPHIERRKKLPDPVEKEKGVSLWSMIKDNVGKDLTRVCLPVYFNEPISSLQKCFEDLEYSYLLDQAYEYGKGGNSLLRIVYVSAFAVSGYASSEGRHCKPFNPLLGETYEADFPDRGVRFFSEKVSHHPTLIACHCEGRGWKFSADSNLRTKFWGRSIQLDPVGVLTLEFDDGEIFQWSKVTTTIYNLILGKVYCDHHGIMHIRGNRQYSCKLKFKEQSILDRNPHQVNGFVEDVSGKKVATLFGKWDDSMYYTEGDGSSKTKDFNSSSSATLLWKSTKPPPNVTRYNLTSFAITLNELTPGLKEKLPPTDSRLRPDQRHLENGEYEKANAEKQRLEKRQRMSRKLQEHGWKPRWFQREGEDGPFYYAGGYWEAREQGNWEGCPNIFGEFNEDIAQSFEGS; from the exons ATGCTGTCTGAATTCTCCGAAATACAAGGACAACTTAAATTACTTTGCGAGGAACGCTCCAATTTGCTAGACACATTGAGGCAATTAGAG GCGGCCAATATTGAAGCTGAAACATCTGGAATTCCAGATGGTGAATTTCAATTGACAAAGCATGAATTTTCAAGTTTAGGGCGTGGAAAATTAAGTG AATGTAGCACTACAGAATCATCTGATGATATTGAGAAACAAGAATTTGAGGAAGTGTCAGAAGAAGATGAGGTCTCCTTTTACGATACAAAAGAGTATTTTACTGAACCTACAGTTATTCATGGATCAATAAAAGAAGCTGCCAGTCAGTGTGAGAAACACAGGGAACACAATCAAATTGATAATGAGGAGAAGATGCTTGCCAAGATGCAACTTTGTCATTCTGGATATCCACACATTGAAAGGCGAAAGAAGCTTCCTGACCCAGTTGAGAAGGAGAAAGGGGTTAGTCTGTGGTCTATGATCAAAGACAATGTGGGGAAGGATCTCACACGAGTTTGTCTCCCTGTTTACTTCAATGAACCAATATCATCTCTTCAGAAGTGCTTTGAGGACTTGGAGTATTCTTATCTTTTGGACCAAGCATATGAATATGGAAAAGGA GGAAATAGTCTCCTGAGGATCGTATATGTTTCTGCATTTGCTGTTTCTGGATATGCTTCTTCTGAAGGCAGGCACTGCAAACCCTTCAATCCTTTGCTTGGAGAAACTTATGAAGCTGACTTTCCTGATAGAGGAGTTCGTTTCTTCTCTGAGAAG GTTAGTCATCACCCAACTCTCATTGCCTGCCACTGTGAAGGTAGAGGGTGGAAGTTTTCAGCTGATAGCAACCTCCGCACAAAATTTTGGGGTCGGTCAATTCAGCTTGATCCTGTTGGAGTTCTGACCCTGGAGTTTGATGATGGTGAAATATTTCAATGGAGCAAG GTGACGACAACGATTTACAATCTTATCCTCGGTAAAGTGTATTGTGATCACCATGGAATAATGCATATACGTGGAAATCGACAATATTCATGCAAACTCAAGTTCAAAGAACAATCAATTCTAGACAGAAATCCTCACCAG GTTAATGGGTTTGTTGAAGATGTCTCGGGGAAAAAAGTTGCTACATTATTTGGGAAGTGGGATGACAGCATGTATTATACTGAAGGCGATGGGAGTAGCAAGACAAAAGAtttcaattcctcatctagtgccaCCTTGCTTTGGAAAAGTACAAAGCCACCTCCTAATGTCACTCGGTACAATTTAACGTCATTTGCGATCACTCTGAATGAATTAACACCTGGACTGAAG GAGAAGCTCCCACCTACGGATTCCAGGCTTAGACCAGACCAACGGCATCTGGAGAATGGGGAATATGAGAAGGCAAATGCAGAGAAACAACGGTTGGAGAAGCGGCAAAGAATG TCGAGGAAATTACAAGAGCATGGATGGAAGCCCAGGTGGTTTCAGAGAGAAGGTGAAGATGGACCTTTCTACTATGCTGGTGGTTACTGGGAAGCACGAGAACAGGGAAATTGGGAGGGATGCCCAAATATTTTTGGTGAATTCAACGAAGATATTGCACAATCCTTTGAAGGGTCTTGA
- the LOC110660348 gene encoding oxysterol-binding protein-related protein 2A isoform X3, translating to MVMKMRVKEMHPLCCISLESPGIGNQSPDASLTRTRSLPVGFSGGSDGNAGRITAGSEATVAGVLYKWTNYSKGWRSRWFLLKNGVLSYSKIRRPENLNLLTPNDDVRLIGEISTNRLSRMDSGSCRRKPQKSVGIVHLKQISSFRESKSDDRRFYIFTATKTLHLRTDSKGDRVAWIQALVSTRSLFPSRSLNDSFSLVPKDLSISTERLKKRLLEEGVIENLVKDCEQIMLSEFSEIQGQLKLLCEERSNLLDTLRQLEAANIEAETSGIPDGEFQLTKHEFSSLGRGKLSECSTTESSDDIEKQEFEEVSEEDEVSFYDTKEYFTEPTVIHGSIKEAASQCEKHREHNQIDNEEKMLAKMQLCHSGYPHIERRKKLPDPVEKEKGVSLWSMIKDNVGKDLTRVCLPVYFNEPISSLQKCFEDLEYSYLLDQAYEYGKGGNSLLRIVYVSAFAVSGYASSEGRHCKPFNPLLGETYEADFPDRGVRFFSEKVSHHPTLIACHCEGRGWKFSADSNLRTKFWGRSIQLDPVGVLTLEFDDGEIFQWSKVTTTIYNLILGKVYCDHHGIMHIRGNRQYSCKLKFKEQSILDRNPHQVNGFVEDVSGKKVATLFGKWDDSMYYTEGDGSSKTKDFNSSSSATLLWKSTKPPPNVTRHV from the exons ATGGTAATGAAAATGAGGGTCAAGGAAATGCACCCGCTTTGCTGCATCTCGCTGGAGAGCCCCGGAATCGGGAACCAGTCGCCTGATGCGTCGTTGACCAGGACGAGATCCTTGCCTGTTGGGTTTTCCGGCGGATCTGATGGCAATGCGGGGCGGATTACAGCGGGATCGGAGGCTACCGTAGCTGGAGTGCTATACAAGTGGACGAATTACAGCAAGGGGTGGAGATCACGGTGGTTCTTACTTAAAAACGGCGTTCTCTCTTACTCAAAGATTCGGCGGCCTGAGAATCTGAATTTGTTAACCCCTAATGATGATGTGAGACTGATCGGAGAAATCTCTACCAATCGGCTATCGAGGATGGACAGTGGAAGTTGTCGCCGGAAGCCGCAGAAAAGTGTTGGCATTGTTCATTTAAAG CAGATCTCGTCATTCCGAGAGAGCAAGTCCGATGATAGGCGATTTTACATATTTACAGCTACGAAGACACTTCATCTGAGAACTGATTCAAAAGGAGATAGGGTGGCTTGGATACAAGCTTTGGTCTCAACCAGGAGCCTCTTTCCATCAAGATCACTAAATGATAGTTTCTCCCTTGTACCAAAAGATTTGTCTATTTCAACAGAAAGGCTTAAAAAGCGCTTACTTGAAGAGGGTGTCATTGAGAACCTAGTCAAGGATTGTGAGCAGATCATGCTGTCTGAATTCTCCGAAATACAAGGACAACTTAAATTACTTTGCGAGGAACGCTCCAATTTGCTAGACACATTGAGGCAATTAGAG GCGGCCAATATTGAAGCTGAAACATCTGGAATTCCAGATGGTGAATTTCAATTGACAAAGCATGAATTTTCAAGTTTAGGGCGTGGAAAATTAAGTG AATGTAGCACTACAGAATCATCTGATGATATTGAGAAACAAGAATTTGAGGAAGTGTCAGAAGAAGATGAGGTCTCCTTTTACGATACAAAAGAGTATTTTACTGAACCTACAGTTATTCATGGATCAATAAAAGAAGCTGCCAGTCAGTGTGAGAAACACAGGGAACACAATCAAATTGATAATGAGGAGAAGATGCTTGCCAAGATGCAACTTTGTCATTCTGGATATCCACACATTGAAAGGCGAAAGAAGCTTCCTGACCCAGTTGAGAAGGAGAAAGGGGTTAGTCTGTGGTCTATGATCAAAGACAATGTGGGGAAGGATCTCACACGAGTTTGTCTCCCTGTTTACTTCAATGAACCAATATCATCTCTTCAGAAGTGCTTTGAGGACTTGGAGTATTCTTATCTTTTGGACCAAGCATATGAATATGGAAAAGGA GGAAATAGTCTCCTGAGGATCGTATATGTTTCTGCATTTGCTGTTTCTGGATATGCTTCTTCTGAAGGCAGGCACTGCAAACCCTTCAATCCTTTGCTTGGAGAAACTTATGAAGCTGACTTTCCTGATAGAGGAGTTCGTTTCTTCTCTGAGAAG GTTAGTCATCACCCAACTCTCATTGCCTGCCACTGTGAAGGTAGAGGGTGGAAGTTTTCAGCTGATAGCAACCTCCGCACAAAATTTTGGGGTCGGTCAATTCAGCTTGATCCTGTTGGAGTTCTGACCCTGGAGTTTGATGATGGTGAAATATTTCAATGGAGCAAG GTGACGACAACGATTTACAATCTTATCCTCGGTAAAGTGTATTGTGATCACCATGGAATAATGCATATACGTGGAAATCGACAATATTCATGCAAACTCAAGTTCAAAGAACAATCAATTCTAGACAGAAATCCTCACCAG GTTAATGGGTTTGTTGAAGATGTCTCGGGGAAAAAAGTTGCTACATTATTTGGGAAGTGGGATGACAGCATGTATTATACTGAAGGCGATGGGAGTAGCAAGACAAAAGAtttcaattcctcatctagtgccaCCTTGCTTTGGAAAAGTACAAAGCCACCTCCTAATGTCACTCG CCATGTCTGA
- the LOC110660347 gene encoding protein NRT1/ PTR FAMILY 6.3 gives MIRSQAPTMKAHNNSTSIVPQLFPFSHWYLSFYKPKTRRHQVIMATDLPQTLGKTLPDAWDYKGRPAESSKTGGWGSAAMILGGEACERLTTLGIVVNLVTYLTGTMHLGNATSATTVTNFLGTSFMLCLLGGFIADTFLGRYLTIAIFATVQAMGITILTISTAIPSLRPPKCVNDTGCIPANSKQMTILYLALYMYALGTGGLKSSVSGFGSDQFYETDHKERKQMASFFHWFFFLINIGSLGAVTVLVYIQDNIGRRWGYGICACAIVLGLIVYLSGTRRYRFKKLVGSPLTQIATVFAAAWRKSHLEMPSDPSFLYDVDVIEGGHKKKQQLPHSNQFRFLDRAAMKDPEINVVNKWNLATLTDVEEVKMVLRMLPIWATTIMFWTVYAQMTTFSVSQATTMDRHIGKSFQIPAASLTVLFVGSILLTVPVYDRLIVPVAKKVLKKQHGLTPLQRIAVGLVFSIIAMIAAALCELKRLRAARSHGLTNDPTAEIPLSVFWLVPQFFFVGSGEAFTYIGQLDFFLRECPKGMKTMSTGLFLSTLSLGFFFSSLLVTVVHKVTGHKPWLADNLNQGKLYDFYWLLVILSALNFVIFLACAKWYVYKDKRLS, from the exons ATGATAAGGTCCCAAGCTCCCACTATGAAAGCCCACAATAATTCCACATCTATCGTGCCACAGCTTTTTCCATTCAGTCACTGGTATCTCTCGTTTTACAAGCCCAAGACACGGCGACACCAAGTAATAATGGCTACTGATCTCCCTCAAACGCTGGGCAAAACCCTCCCAGATGCCTGGGACTACAAAGGCCGCCCAGCCGAGAGCTCCAAAACTGGCGGCTGGGGAAGTGCTGCCATGATTCTAG GGGGAGAGGCTTGTGAGAGGCTTACTACATTAGGTATCGTTGTTAATCTGGTGACTTATTTGACGGGTACTATGCACCTGGGAAATGCTACCTCTGCCACTACAGTCACCAACTTCCTTGGAACCTCTTTTATGCTGTGTTTGCTTGGCGGCTTTATCGCTGACACTTTTCTTGGAAG GTATCTCACCATCGCCATCTTTGCCACCGTGCAAGCAATG ggTATCACAATCTTGACCATCTCAACCGCAATCCCAAGCTTGAGGCCACCAAAATGCGTAAACGACACCGGTTGCATTCCTGCAAACAGCAAGCAAATGACAATTCTATACTTAGCCCTATACATGTACGCCCTGGGCACCGGAGGTCTCAAATCAAGTGTCTCGGGCTTTGGTTCGGATCAATTTTACGAGACAGACCATAAAGAGAGAAAACAAATGGCAAGCTTCTTCCATTGGTTCTTCTTCTTGATAAACATTGGCTCACTGGGTGCAGTTACAGTTCTTGTATACATACAAGATAATATAGGGAGAAGGTGGGGGTATGGCATATGTGCTTGTGCTATTGTGCTAGGCCTAATCGTGTACCTATCAGGCACAAGGCGATACCGGTTCAAGAAATTGGTAGGTAGTCCATTGACACAGATTGCCACTGTGTTTGCGGCTGCTTGGAGGAAAAGTCACTTGGAAATGCCTTCAGATCCATCATTTCTTTACGATGTTGATGTTATTGAAGGGGGACACAAGAAGAAGCAACAACTTCCCCACAGCAATCAATTCCG TTTCCTGGATAGAGCAGCCATGAAGGATCCAGAAATCAACGTGGTGAACAAGTGGAATCTAGCAACTCTAACAGACGTTGAGGAAGTGAAAATGGTGCTTAGAATGTTACCCATTTGGGCTACCACTATTATGTTTTGGACGGTGTATGCCCAAATGACTACATTTTCTGTGTCACAAGCAACTACCATGGACCGTCACATTGGAAAATCTTTCCAAATACCTGCAGCCTCCCTAACAGTGCTCTTTGTTGGTAGCATTCTCTTGACCGTGCCAGTTTATGACAGGCTTATAGTTCCTGTTGCTAAAAAAGTTCTCAAGAAACAACATGGGCTAACCCCCTTGCAACGCATAGCTGTGGGTTTGGTCTTCTCCATTATTGCAATGATAGCGGCAGCACTCTGTGAATTAAAGAGGTTGAGAGCCGCAAGATCACATGGTTTGACCAACGATCCAACGGCTGAGATCCCATTAAGTGTGTTCTGGCTGGTCCCTCAGTTTTTCTTTGTGGGTTCTGGTGAAGCATTTACATATATTGGGCAGCTTGATTTCTTCCTAAGGGAGTGCCCTAAAGGAATGAAGACAATGAGCACAGGGCTGTTTTTGAGCACTCTTTCACTAGGATTTTTCTTTAGCTCTTTGTTGGTTACTGTAGTGCACAAGGTGACAGGACACAAGCCATGGCTAGCAGATAATCTGAACCAAGGGAAGCTTTATGATTTCTACTGGCTATTGGTCATTTTGAGTGCTTTGAATTTTGTTATATTTTTGGCTTGTGCTAAATGGTATGTCTACAAGGACAAGAGACTTAGCTGA
- the LOC110660348 gene encoding oxysterol-binding protein-related protein 2A isoform X2 encodes MVMKMRVKEMHPLCCISLESPGIGNQSPDASLTRTRSLPVGFSGGSDGNAGRITAGSEATVAGVLYKWTNYSKGWRSRWFLLKNGVLSYSKIRRPENLNLLTPNDDVRLIGEISTNRLSRMDSGSCRRKPQKSVGIVHLKISSFRESKSDDRRFYIFTATKTLHLRTDSKGDRVAWIQALVSTRSLFPSRSLNDSFSLVPKDLSISTERLKKRLLEEGVIENLVKDCEQIMLSEFSEIQGQLKLLCEERSNLLDTLRQLEAANIEAETSGIPDGEFQLTKHEFSSLGRGKLSECSTTESSDDIEKQEFEEVSEEDEVSFYDTKEYFTEPTVIHGSIKEAASQCEKHREHNQIDNEEKMLAKMQLCHSGYPHIERRKKLPDPVEKEKGVSLWSMIKDNVGKDLTRVCLPVYFNEPISSLQKCFEDLEYSYLLDQAYEYGKGGNSLLRIVYVSAFAVSGYASSEGRHCKPFNPLLGETYEADFPDRGVRFFSEKVSHHPTLIACHCEGRGWKFSADSNLRTKFWGRSIQLDPVGVLTLEFDDGEIFQWSKVTTTIYNLILGKVYCDHHGIMHIRGNRQYSCKLKFKEQSILDRNPHQVNGFVEDVSGKKVATLFGKWDDSMYYTEGDGSSKTKDFNSSSSATLLWKSTKPPPNVTRYNLTSFAITLNELTPGLKEKLPPTDSRLRPDQRHLENGEYEKANAEKQRLEKRQRMSRKLQEHGWKPRWFQREGEDGPFYYAGGYWEAREQGNWEGCPNIFGEFNEDIAQSFEGS; translated from the exons ATGGTAATGAAAATGAGGGTCAAGGAAATGCACCCGCTTTGCTGCATCTCGCTGGAGAGCCCCGGAATCGGGAACCAGTCGCCTGATGCGTCGTTGACCAGGACGAGATCCTTGCCTGTTGGGTTTTCCGGCGGATCTGATGGCAATGCGGGGCGGATTACAGCGGGATCGGAGGCTACCGTAGCTGGAGTGCTATACAAGTGGACGAATTACAGCAAGGGGTGGAGATCACGGTGGTTCTTACTTAAAAACGGCGTTCTCTCTTACTCAAAGATTCGGCGGCCTGAGAATCTGAATTTGTTAACCCCTAATGATGATGTGAGACTGATCGGAGAAATCTCTACCAATCGGCTATCGAGGATGGACAGTGGAAGTTGTCGCCGGAAGCCGCAGAAAAGTGTTGGCATTGTTCATTTAAAG ATCTCGTCATTCCGAGAGAGCAAGTCCGATGATAGGCGATTTTACATATTTACAGCTACGAAGACACTTCATCTGAGAACTGATTCAAAAGGAGATAGGGTGGCTTGGATACAAGCTTTGGTCTCAACCAGGAGCCTCTTTCCATCAAGATCACTAAATGATAGTTTCTCCCTTGTACCAAAAGATTTGTCTATTTCAACAGAAAGGCTTAAAAAGCGCTTACTTGAAGAGGGTGTCATTGAGAACCTAGTCAAGGATTGTGAGCAGATCATGCTGTCTGAATTCTCCGAAATACAAGGACAACTTAAATTACTTTGCGAGGAACGCTCCAATTTGCTAGACACATTGAGGCAATTAGAG GCGGCCAATATTGAAGCTGAAACATCTGGAATTCCAGATGGTGAATTTCAATTGACAAAGCATGAATTTTCAAGTTTAGGGCGTGGAAAATTAAGTG AATGTAGCACTACAGAATCATCTGATGATATTGAGAAACAAGAATTTGAGGAAGTGTCAGAAGAAGATGAGGTCTCCTTTTACGATACAAAAGAGTATTTTACTGAACCTACAGTTATTCATGGATCAATAAAAGAAGCTGCCAGTCAGTGTGAGAAACACAGGGAACACAATCAAATTGATAATGAGGAGAAGATGCTTGCCAAGATGCAACTTTGTCATTCTGGATATCCACACATTGAAAGGCGAAAGAAGCTTCCTGACCCAGTTGAGAAGGAGAAAGGGGTTAGTCTGTGGTCTATGATCAAAGACAATGTGGGGAAGGATCTCACACGAGTTTGTCTCCCTGTTTACTTCAATGAACCAATATCATCTCTTCAGAAGTGCTTTGAGGACTTGGAGTATTCTTATCTTTTGGACCAAGCATATGAATATGGAAAAGGA GGAAATAGTCTCCTGAGGATCGTATATGTTTCTGCATTTGCTGTTTCTGGATATGCTTCTTCTGAAGGCAGGCACTGCAAACCCTTCAATCCTTTGCTTGGAGAAACTTATGAAGCTGACTTTCCTGATAGAGGAGTTCGTTTCTTCTCTGAGAAG GTTAGTCATCACCCAACTCTCATTGCCTGCCACTGTGAAGGTAGAGGGTGGAAGTTTTCAGCTGATAGCAACCTCCGCACAAAATTTTGGGGTCGGTCAATTCAGCTTGATCCTGTTGGAGTTCTGACCCTGGAGTTTGATGATGGTGAAATATTTCAATGGAGCAAG GTGACGACAACGATTTACAATCTTATCCTCGGTAAAGTGTATTGTGATCACCATGGAATAATGCATATACGTGGAAATCGACAATATTCATGCAAACTCAAGTTCAAAGAACAATCAATTCTAGACAGAAATCCTCACCAG GTTAATGGGTTTGTTGAAGATGTCTCGGGGAAAAAAGTTGCTACATTATTTGGGAAGTGGGATGACAGCATGTATTATACTGAAGGCGATGGGAGTAGCAAGACAAAAGAtttcaattcctcatctagtgccaCCTTGCTTTGGAAAAGTACAAAGCCACCTCCTAATGTCACTCGGTACAATTTAACGTCATTTGCGATCACTCTGAATGAATTAACACCTGGACTGAAG GAGAAGCTCCCACCTACGGATTCCAGGCTTAGACCAGACCAACGGCATCTGGAGAATGGGGAATATGAGAAGGCAAATGCAGAGAAACAACGGTTGGAGAAGCGGCAAAGAATG TCGAGGAAATTACAAGAGCATGGATGGAAGCCCAGGTGGTTTCAGAGAGAAGGTGAAGATGGACCTTTCTACTATGCTGGTGGTTACTGGGAAGCACGAGAACAGGGAAATTGGGAGGGATGCCCAAATATTTTTGGTGAATTCAACGAAGATATTGCACAATCCTTTGAAGGGTCTTGA